Proteins from a genomic interval of Streptomyces sp. NBC_01445:
- a CDS encoding EF-hand domain-containing protein, which translates to MADIEEARKAFQRFDADGDGFITAVEYKSAMAQMGDFNVTESVAEALIARQDANGDKVLSFDEFWANLNKA; encoded by the coding sequence GTGGCGGACATCGAGGAAGCACGCAAGGCGTTCCAGCGGTTCGACGCGGACGGCGACGGCTTCATCACGGCGGTCGAGTACAAGAGCGCGATGGCTCAGATGGGCGACTTCAACGTCACCGAGTCGGTCGCCGAGGCGCTCATCGCCCGGCAGGACGCCAACGGGGACAAGGTCCTCTCGTTCGACGAGTTCTGGGCGAACCTGAACAAGGCCTGA
- a CDS encoding helix-turn-helix domain-containing protein, whose translation MIDDGPRLLTIGQLSRRTGLSVRTIRYWSDVGALPPVGRSQGGYRLYGARSLARLELIRTLRELGLGLDDVRRVVDGETDIASVAAAHVAALDAQIRSLRLNRAVLSTVAKRNSSAEEMALMNKLARLSAAERKHIIDDFMEQTFGGLDAADPDIRTRMRVMVPELPDDPTTEQVDAWVELAELMQDPDFRAHMRRMIEFNAADRGPDVPPGSSLWFMSRLVQLAGEARERGVAPESPEAEEVLRGLLGNADPAAVLERMEAAANDDVARFRDLVSLVRGLETLPRHNEEFAWVVAALRARTAG comes from the coding sequence ATGATCGACGACGGCCCGCGGCTGCTCACCATCGGGCAGCTGTCCCGGCGCACCGGCCTGTCGGTGCGCACCATCCGCTACTGGTCCGACGTGGGCGCCCTGCCGCCCGTAGGACGCAGTCAGGGCGGCTACCGCCTGTACGGCGCGCGGTCCCTCGCCCGGCTCGAACTCATCCGCACTCTAAGGGAGTTGGGCCTCGGCCTGGACGACGTACGACGGGTGGTGGACGGGGAGACGGACATCGCGTCCGTGGCCGCCGCGCACGTGGCGGCGCTGGACGCGCAGATCCGCTCGCTGCGGCTGAACCGGGCCGTCCTGTCGACCGTCGCGAAAAGGAACTCGAGCGCAGAGGAGATGGCCCTGATGAACAAGCTGGCACGGCTGAGCGCCGCCGAGCGCAAGCACATCATCGACGACTTCATGGAGCAGACCTTCGGCGGCCTGGACGCCGCCGACCCGGACATCCGCACCCGGATGCGGGTCATGGTCCCCGAGCTGCCCGACGACCCGACGACCGAGCAGGTCGATGCGTGGGTCGAGCTGGCCGAGCTGATGCAGGACCCGGACTTCCGGGCGCACATGCGCCGCATGATCGAGTTCAACGCCGCCGACCGCGGGCCCGATGTGCCGCCCGGCAGCTCGCTGTGGTTCATGAGCCGCCTGGTGCAGCTCGCCGGGGAGGCGCGCGAGCGCGGCGTCGCTCCCGAGTCGCCCGAGGCGGAGGAGGTGCTGCGAGGGCTGCTCGGGAACGCCGACCCGGCCGCCGTACTGGAGCGCATGGAGGCCGCGGCCAACGACGACGTGGCACGGTTCCGTGACCTGGTGTCCCTGGTGCGGGGCCTGGAGACGCTGCCCCGGCACAACGAGGAGTTCGCGTGGGTGGTCGCCGCACTGCGCGCTCGTACAGCCGGTTAA
- a CDS encoding ATP-binding protein → MAGLEGIEQPRRHGSATAARWSPAVEDERALKALELFGNPAEAEVPLPSRPESAATARRLAQVVVLRHWGLSPKMTEDVVLLVSELVGNAVRHTGARIFGLRMVRRRGWIRVEVRDPSRGLPCLMPVHELDISGRGLCLVDKLSDRWGVDLLPRGKTTWFEMRVADR, encoded by the coding sequence ATGGCGGGGCTGGAGGGTATCGAACAGCCGCGGAGGCACGGGAGTGCGACCGCGGCGCGCTGGTCGCCTGCGGTCGAGGACGAACGGGCTCTGAAGGCACTGGAGTTGTTCGGGAATCCGGCCGAGGCGGAGGTGCCGCTGCCGTCGCGGCCCGAGTCGGCGGCGACCGCGCGCAGGCTCGCCCAGGTGGTCGTCCTGAGGCACTGGGGACTCTCCCCGAAGATGACCGAGGACGTCGTGCTGCTCGTCTCCGAGCTCGTCGGCAACGCGGTGCGGCACACGGGGGCCAGGATCTTCGGGTTACGGATGGTCCGCAGGCGCGGCTGGATCAGGGTCGAGGTGCGTGATCCCTCGCGCGGGCTCCCCTGTCTCATGCCCGTCCACGAGCTCGACATCAGCGGGCGCGGACTCTGTCTGGTCGACAAGCTCTCCGACCGCTGGGGCGTGGATCTGCTGCCGCGCGGCAAGACCACCTGGTTCGAGATGCGGGTCGCCGACCGCTGA
- a CDS encoding GNAT family N-acetyltransferase, giving the protein MPGTVRDILDAAARGVFPPPDGGTTVVPQADHRDAGVLSFTAHSVVFTDEDPQWVHETLRGLDCDPLAATMNPRFLGALMERTGRRHDTTDLLTVAPALPGEPPVALKEIADPDHPRVVRARLRRDDVRMWAADGGVLVLGRGVAGRWETAIEVDEEARHRGLGRLLAVAARHLVPDGGPLWSQQSPGNARSVRAFQAAGYRPVGAEALFIAPCRR; this is encoded by the coding sequence ATGCCGGGCACTGTGCGGGACATTCTGGATGCCGCGGCGCGAGGGGTCTTCCCCCCGCCGGACGGGGGCACGACGGTGGTGCCGCAGGCGGATCACCGGGACGCGGGGGTGCTGTCCTTCACCGCCCACTCGGTGGTGTTCACGGACGAGGACCCGCAGTGGGTGCACGAGACGCTGCGCGGGCTGGACTGCGATCCGCTGGCGGCGACGATGAATCCGCGGTTCCTCGGCGCGCTCATGGAGCGGACGGGGCGCCGTCATGACACGACGGACCTGCTCACCGTGGCCCCGGCGCTGCCGGGCGAGCCGCCGGTGGCCCTGAAGGAGATCGCGGACCCGGACCATCCGCGGGTGGTGCGGGCGCGGCTGCGCCGCGACGACGTGCGGATGTGGGCGGCGGACGGCGGGGTGCTCGTCCTGGGGCGCGGCGTCGCGGGCCGCTGGGAGACGGCGATCGAGGTCGACGAGGAGGCGCGCCACCGGGGCCTCGGCCGGCTTCTCGCGGTGGCCGCCCGGCATCTGGTCCCGGACGGTGGGCCGCTGTGGTCCCAGCAGTCACCCGGGAACGCCCGCAGTGTGCGGGCGTTCCAGGCGGCGGGTTACCGTCCCGTCGGCGCGGAGGCGCTGTTCATCGCGCCCTGCCGGCGCTAG
- a CDS encoding FadR/GntR family transcriptional regulator, with amino-acid sequence MALGALRPSPLVEQAAERLREQIASGHWPVGTKLPGETTLAKELGVGRSTVREALRALAGAGLVRARQGAGVFVTADRPVDDWPARLRAAAVADVYEVRVLMEVQAARLAARRRTPEDVTAMRAALDARRATAEEGGAAFVDADIALHAAVVAAAHNPVLTDLFAEFAPALRQGLIDLLDLVDVRAAEAGHGDAAHTALVDAVASGDEDAAEREAREELAVMRGKLARTD; translated from the coding sequence GTGGCGCTCGGCGCGCTCCGTCCCAGCCCTCTGGTCGAACAGGCCGCCGAGCGGCTGCGCGAGCAGATCGCGTCGGGGCACTGGCCGGTCGGCACCAAGCTGCCCGGCGAGACGACCCTCGCCAAGGAACTCGGCGTCGGCCGCTCCACCGTCCGCGAGGCGCTGCGCGCCCTCGCCGGCGCCGGACTCGTCCGGGCCCGGCAGGGAGCCGGTGTCTTCGTCACCGCCGACCGGCCCGTCGACGACTGGCCCGCGCGGCTGCGCGCAGCGGCCGTCGCCGACGTCTACGAGGTCCGCGTCCTGATGGAGGTCCAGGCCGCACGCCTCGCCGCACGCCGCCGCACCCCCGAGGACGTCACGGCGATGCGCGCCGCCCTCGACGCGCGCAGAGCGACGGCGGAGGAGGGCGGCGCCGCGTTCGTGGACGCCGACATCGCGCTCCACGCGGCGGTCGTGGCCGCCGCCCACAACCCCGTACTCACCGACCTCTTCGCCGAGTTCGCGCCCGCGCTGCGCCAGGGCCTCATCGACCTGCTCGACCTCGTCGACGTCCGTGCCGCCGAGGCCGGCCACGGCGACGCGGCGCACACCGCGCTCGTGGACGCCGTCGCGTCGGGCGACGAGGACGCCGCGG
- a CDS encoding YVTN family beta-propeller repeat protein — protein sequence MTPRRTRTTAVLIAAATVLAALAGCGIEAKKHRATEALGTHGVTAVKPKPVAQGLPGMPPVLDPKDIYAADRPDKLSPVVKDFPSRIYVPNTESDTVSVIDPRTYKVIETINVGRQPQHVVPSWDMKTLWVNNDKGNTLTPIDPKTGRVGKTVDVHDPYNLYFTPDGKYSIVMASLDRELVFRDAHTMKALKTVPVSCYGVNHADFSADGRYFIVSCEFSGELLKVDTAKMKVVRQERLPFKGAMPQDVKISPDGKTFYIADMVANGMWVLDGKKFTTPKLLPTGKGAHGLYVSRDSREMYISNRGEGTISVFDFAKNKLTKKWTLPDGGSPDMGGVSSDGKILWLSGRYDSEVYTIDTRTGKQIARITVGDGPHGLAVYPQPGRYSLGHTGIFR from the coding sequence ATGACACCCCGCCGCACCCGCACCACCGCCGTACTGATCGCCGCCGCCACGGTCCTCGCGGCCCTCGCGGGCTGCGGCATCGAAGCCAAGAAGCACCGGGCCACCGAGGCGCTCGGTACGCACGGCGTCACGGCCGTCAAGCCGAAGCCGGTCGCGCAGGGCCTGCCCGGCATGCCGCCCGTCCTCGACCCCAAGGACATCTACGCCGCCGACCGCCCCGACAAGCTGTCGCCGGTCGTCAAGGACTTCCCGTCCCGGATCTACGTGCCCAACACCGAGTCCGACACCGTCTCTGTCATCGATCCCAGGACGTACAAGGTCATCGAGACGATCAACGTCGGCAGGCAGCCGCAGCACGTCGTGCCGTCCTGGGACATGAAGACTCTCTGGGTCAACAACGACAAGGGCAACACGCTCACGCCCATCGACCCGAAGACCGGCAGGGTCGGCAAGACGGTGGACGTGCACGACCCGTACAACCTCTACTTCACGCCCGACGGCAAGTACTCCATCGTGATGGCCTCGCTCGACCGGGAGCTGGTCTTCCGTGACGCGCACACCATGAAGGCGCTCAAGACCGTGCCCGTCAGCTGCTACGGCGTCAACCACGCCGACTTCTCCGCCGACGGCCGCTACTTCATCGTCTCCTGCGAGTTCAGCGGCGAACTCCTCAAGGTCGACACCGCGAAGATGAAGGTCGTCCGCCAGGAGCGGCTGCCCTTCAAGGGCGCGATGCCGCAGGACGTCAAGATCTCCCCGGACGGCAAGACGTTCTACATCGCCGACATGGTGGCCAACGGCATGTGGGTCCTGGACGGCAAGAAGTTCACCACCCCCAAGCTCCTGCCCACCGGCAAGGGTGCCCACGGGCTCTACGTCAGCCGCGACTCCCGCGAGATGTACATCTCCAACCGCGGCGAGGGCACCATCTCCGTCTTCGACTTCGCGAAGAACAAGCTGACCAAGAAGTGGACGCTGCCCGACGGCGGCAGCCCCGACATGGGCGGCGTCTCCTCCGACGGCAAGATCCTGTGGCTTTCCGGCCGTTACGACTCCGAGGTGTACACCATCGACACGCGTACGGGGAAGCAGATCGCCCGCATCACCGTCGGTGACGGCCCGCACGGCCTGGCCGTGTACCCGCAGCCCGGCCGGTACTCCCTCGGCCACACCGGCATCTTCCGCTAG
- a CDS encoding M4 family metallopeptidase, which translates to MRRTRIRRMLATGVVVAATGSALLAAPAWADDDTTAPPATTAADPVPVAPAMTQGLDDEVRGGTPAEAARAHLKAHKGTYKIPVSDLKTLGTTTSGKQSSVRFRQQHDGVPVFGAEYAVQTEAADGGRRVSSATGTLYTHLTVSTTPTVSQAAAERRMFTLDRDLSRVEGAKTAQHGLTVLPDAAGGKLAWHFTVTGARSDGSPVRQEVYVDARVGGIALSYNNIDAADASPAEGTGVRVDGSEAKLNTNKEADGSYTLVDSTRAMYARTGGQIRTYDAQRKSYTDVAGGPVTDDVPLVKSGSDRFDGASTSSGAVDAHLNAAKVYEFYKDEIGRDGIDGKGGSIYSVVNVASNGKDYANAFWDGDKMVYGHMNGVPLSVGLDVVGHEMTHGVTEHSAGLVYLNQSGALNEAISDYFGNAMETADKGVAMSDPTSGLIGEYLCNGTKPLEECALRDLNDGRNAQKDYEPITLDIDNGGVHYNSTIVGGALWDIRKNLDPKLADRIVYRSAQNYLTPLSGFTDMRNAVTLAAKSLKVSKADLATIAKAFDAHGIERGWEQKGGTHDATTLAGNVLPAYEVYGGAVDEQAAQIDGDVYAIGHGDAVAWGAGSAGFGITVGRFDKKHQHELTQRDAYLLDPSLDGGRIVFTRITADGIGVYGAGDKGQGPIRKIVDTPDADETEPVTGHGALAYIRTTADGEQDVMLRKADGATVNVTPEAGTKAAHLAMKHGTIAWAGGDGTWVYVYDIAEGTTQSKRIASPLFSYVSDLQITSDRVFWRETGGFLIPGTKFMSAPLGDLSKAAKLSKPSSAYIAQFSVTDDYFAYASYDAWGAIGSWTGPMKAQVARTADIVAGTGVYTRVSCSSGAQLAPSLGDGQRIAWLDTSAAATDVVTRKTFAGTCE; encoded by the coding sequence GTGAGACGAACGAGAATCCGGCGGATGCTGGCGACCGGTGTGGTCGTCGCCGCCACGGGATCGGCGCTGCTGGCCGCGCCGGCGTGGGCGGACGACGACACCACCGCGCCCCCGGCCACCACGGCGGCGGACCCGGTGCCGGTCGCCCCCGCGATGACGCAGGGCCTGGACGACGAGGTGCGCGGGGGCACGCCCGCCGAGGCCGCCCGCGCCCATCTGAAGGCCCACAAGGGCACGTACAAGATTCCGGTCTCCGACCTGAAGACGCTCGGGACCACCACGTCCGGCAAGCAGTCCTCCGTCCGCTTCCGCCAGCAGCACGACGGCGTACCGGTGTTCGGCGCCGAGTACGCGGTGCAGACCGAGGCGGCCGACGGCGGCCGGCGCGTCAGCTCCGCGACCGGCACCCTCTACACCCACCTCACGGTCTCCACCACGCCGACGGTGTCGCAGGCGGCCGCCGAGCGGCGGATGTTCACGCTCGACCGTGACCTGTCGCGCGTCGAGGGCGCGAAGACCGCCCAGCACGGCCTGACGGTCCTGCCCGACGCCGCCGGCGGCAAGCTGGCCTGGCACTTCACCGTCACGGGTGCCCGGTCCGACGGCAGCCCCGTGCGCCAGGAGGTGTACGTCGACGCGCGCGTGGGCGGCATCGCGCTCTCGTACAACAACATCGACGCCGCCGACGCGTCGCCCGCGGAGGGGACGGGCGTACGCGTCGACGGCAGCGAGGCGAAGCTGAACACCAACAAGGAGGCCGACGGTTCGTACACGCTGGTCGACTCGACGCGTGCCATGTACGCGCGGACCGGCGGGCAGATCCGCACCTACGACGCGCAGCGCAAGAGCTACACGGACGTCGCGGGCGGCCCCGTCACCGACGACGTGCCGCTGGTGAAGTCCGGCAGCGACCGCTTCGACGGTGCCAGCACGTCGTCGGGCGCGGTCGACGCCCACCTCAACGCCGCCAAGGTCTACGAGTTCTACAAGGACGAGATCGGGCGCGACGGCATCGACGGCAAGGGCGGCAGCATCTACTCCGTCGTCAACGTCGCCAGCAACGGCAAGGACTACGCCAACGCGTTCTGGGACGGCGACAAGATGGTCTACGGCCACATGAACGGCGTGCCGCTGTCCGTGGGCCTCGACGTCGTCGGCCACGAGATGACGCACGGCGTCACCGAACACTCCGCGGGGCTCGTCTACCTCAACCAGTCGGGCGCCCTCAACGAGGCGATATCCGACTACTTCGGCAACGCCATGGAGACCGCCGACAAGGGCGTCGCGATGAGCGACCCGACGTCCGGTCTCATCGGCGAGTACCTCTGCAACGGCACCAAGCCGCTCGAGGAGTGCGCCCTGCGCGACCTCAACGACGGCCGCAACGCACAGAAGGACTACGAGCCCATCACGCTGGACATCGACAACGGGGGAGTGCACTACAACTCCACCATCGTCGGCGGCGCCCTGTGGGACATCCGCAAGAACCTCGACCCGAAGCTCGCGGACCGCATCGTCTACCGCTCCGCGCAGAACTACCTCACGCCGCTGTCCGGCTTCACCGACATGCGCAACGCGGTCACCCTCGCCGCCAAGTCCCTGAAGGTCTCCAAGGCCGACCTCGCCACCATCGCCAAGGCCTTCGACGCCCACGGCATCGAGCGGGGCTGGGAGCAGAAGGGCGGCACCCACGACGCCACCACGCTCGCCGGCAACGTGCTGCCCGCGTACGAGGTCTACGGCGGAGCAGTCGACGAGCAGGCCGCGCAGATCGACGGCGACGTCTACGCCATCGGTCACGGCGACGCCGTCGCCTGGGGCGCGGGGTCGGCCGGCTTCGGCATCACCGTCGGCCGCTTCGACAAGAAGCACCAGCACGAACTCACCCAGAGAGACGCCTACTTGCTCGACCCGTCCCTCGACGGCGGCCGGATCGTCTTCACCCGGATCACCGCCGACGGTATCGGCGTCTACGGCGCGGGCGACAAGGGCCAGGGCCCGATCAGGAAGATCGTCGACACCCCGGACGCCGACGAGACCGAGCCGGTCACCGGCCACGGAGCGCTCGCCTACATCCGCACCACCGCCGACGGCGAGCAGGACGTCATGCTGCGCAAGGCCGACGGCGCCACCGTCAACGTGACGCCCGAGGCCGGCACCAAGGCCGCGCACCTCGCCATGAAGCACGGCACGATCGCCTGGGCCGGAGGTGACGGCACCTGGGTGTACGTCTACGACATCGCCGAGGGCACCACGCAGAGCAAGCGGATCGCCAGCCCTCTGTTCAGCTACGTCTCGGACCTCCAGATCACCTCCGACCGTGTCTTCTGGCGTGAGACGGGCGGCTTCCTGATCCCCGGCACCAAGTTCATGTCGGCGCCGCTCGGCGACCTGTCGAAGGCGGCGAAGCTGAGCAAGCCGTCGAGCGCGTACATCGCCCAGTTCTCGGTCACCGACGACTACTTCGCGTACGCGTCCTACGACGCCTGGGGCGCGATCGGTTCCTGGACCGGACCGATGAAGGCGCAGGTCGCCAGGACCGCGGACATCGTCGCGGGGACCGGTGTCTACACCCGCGTCTCGTGCTCCTCCGGCGCCCAGCTGGCCCCGTCCCTCGGTGACGGCCAGCGGATCGCGTGGCTGGACACGAGCGCCGCGGCGACCGACGTCGTGACCAGGAAGACGTTCGCGGGCACCTGCGAGTAG
- a CDS encoding polysaccharide deacetylase family protein, with translation MTSTDRRAALRFGAGLTAAALTTGCSTTARDAVAAGHSASPSHPARAAPAAPAPRRFPGQPAQIDHGPRDRPRVALTFHGQGDPAIAYALLKEAERAHARVTVLAVGSWLDEHPAVARRILDGGHDLGNHTLNHRDINTMSEAEARAEITGCADRIRRLTGSIGTWFRPSRTQRATPLVESLARTAGYPHVLSYDVDSLDYTSPGAAEVTRKVTSEIREGSVVSLHFGYRDTVVALPALLEDLDRRGLAAVTTTELLK, from the coding sequence GTGACCTCGACCGACCGCCGCGCAGCCCTCCGCTTCGGCGCCGGACTCACCGCCGCCGCCCTCACCACCGGCTGCTCCACCACCGCCCGCGACGCGGTGGCCGCCGGGCACTCCGCCAGCCCGTCCCACCCCGCCCGCGCCGCGCCGGCGGCCCCGGCCCCCCGCCGCTTCCCGGGGCAGCCCGCCCAGATCGACCACGGCCCCCGCGACCGCCCCCGCGTCGCCCTCACCTTCCACGGCCAGGGCGACCCGGCCATCGCGTACGCGCTCCTCAAGGAGGCCGAGCGGGCCCACGCCAGGGTGACCGTCCTGGCCGTCGGCAGCTGGCTCGACGAGCACCCCGCCGTGGCCCGGCGCATCCTCGACGGCGGCCACGACCTGGGCAACCACACGCTGAACCACCGCGACATCAACACGATGTCCGAGGCCGAGGCACGCGCGGAGATCACCGGCTGCGCCGACCGCATCCGCCGCCTCACCGGCTCCATCGGCACCTGGTTCCGGCCCTCGCGCACCCAGCGGGCGACCCCGCTCGTCGAGAGCCTGGCCCGCACGGCCGGCTACCCGCACGTCCTGTCGTACGACGTCGACTCCCTCGACTACACCTCGCCGGGCGCCGCCGAGGTGACCCGGAAGGTCACCTCGGAGATCCGCGAAGGCTCGGTCGTGAGCCTGCACTTCGGTTACCGGGACACGGTCGTTGCGCTCCCCGCCCTCCTGGAAGACCTCGACCGCCGCGGCCTGGCCGCGGTGACCACCACGGAGCTGCTGAAATGA
- a CDS encoding enoyl-CoA hydratase/isomerase family protein: MTAYLEVAEGVGTIRLDRPPMNALDIATQDRIKELAEEASRRDDVRAVVVRGSDKAFAAGADIKEMQAMDHAAMIVRSRALQDSFTAVARIPKPVVAAVTGYALGGGCELALCADFRIAADNAKLGQPEILLGLIPGAGGTQRLARLVGPSKAKDLIFTGRHVKAEEALAIGLVDRVVPAAEVYEQAHAWAAKLAQGPALALRAAKESIDVGLETDIDTGLAVERNWFAGLFATEDRERGMRSFVEEGPGKAKFL; the protein is encoded by the coding sequence ATGACTGCCTACCTCGAAGTCGCCGAAGGCGTCGGCACGATCCGGCTCGACCGGCCGCCGATGAACGCTCTGGACATCGCCACCCAGGACCGCATCAAGGAGCTCGCCGAGGAGGCCTCGCGCCGCGACGACGTACGCGCCGTGGTCGTCCGTGGCAGCGACAAGGCGTTCGCCGCCGGTGCGGACATCAAAGAGATGCAGGCCATGGACCACGCGGCCATGATCGTGCGCTCCCGCGCCCTGCAGGACTCGTTCACGGCCGTCGCGCGCATCCCCAAGCCGGTCGTCGCCGCGGTCACCGGCTACGCGCTCGGCGGCGGCTGCGAACTCGCGCTGTGCGCCGACTTCCGCATCGCCGCGGACAACGCGAAGCTCGGCCAGCCCGAGATCCTGCTCGGTCTGATCCCCGGCGCGGGCGGCACGCAGCGCCTCGCGCGCCTGGTCGGCCCCTCCAAGGCGAAGGACCTCATCTTCACCGGCCGCCATGTGAAGGCCGAAGAGGCCCTCGCCATCGGCCTGGTGGACCGCGTCGTGCCCGCCGCCGAGGTCTACGAGCAGGCGCACGCCTGGGCCGCGAAGCTGGCGCAGGGGCCGGCGCTCGCGCTGCGCGCCGCGAAGGAGTCCATCGACGTGGGCCTGGAGACGGACATCGACACCGGTCTCGCGGTCGAGCGGAACTGGTTCGCGGGCCTGTTCGCCACCGAGGACCGCGAGCGCGGGATGCGGAGCTTCGTCGAAGAGGGCCCGGGCAAGGCCAAGTTCCTCTAG
- the leuA gene encoding 2-isopropylmalate synthase, with translation MTTAYDWNPQQPGPMPYHRYRPHHDRVDVPVRERSWPGARIERAPLWVPVDLRDGNQALAEPMDTGRKRRFFDLLVRTGFKEIEVGYPSASRTDFDFVRHLVSSGAVPDDVTPVVFTPARRDLIERTFASIEGLPRAVVHLYIPTSRVWRDVVLGRDRAQVRETVRDAAAHMARLADARPGAHIRFQFAPETFNVTEPDFVLEICDGLTELWDASPDRPVTHNLPATVEIATPNVYADQIEYMHKNLSRRDSVILSVHPHNDRGTGVACAELAVLAGAQRVEGCLFGNGERTGNVDLVTLAMNLYAQGVDPMVDFSDIDAVREVVEHCNRLPVHPRHPYGGDLVYTAFSGTHQDAISKGLAHHAASAAAAGVPAHEARWDVPYLPIDPADVGRSYEAVIRVNSQSGKGGMAYLLATHHDVDLPARMRPEYARVVQEATDDSGHEATPKDLYELFRSTYLEPGRGAGHVSLTAWSTDGDGQAHRFVCTLQVGDRTGDFEGRGGGTLSAFVDALAAAGVGVDIVDFTEDAHGEEATAYAQCRVDGVTAWGAGRDPSPLVASVQAVLAAVNRAVAAR, from the coding sequence ATGACCACCGCCTACGACTGGAACCCGCAGCAGCCGGGCCCCATGCCGTACCACCGCTACCGCCCGCACCACGACCGCGTCGACGTCCCCGTGCGGGAGCGGAGCTGGCCGGGGGCCCGGATCGAGCGGGCGCCCCTGTGGGTCCCCGTCGACCTGCGCGACGGCAACCAGGCGCTCGCCGAACCGATGGACACCGGCCGCAAGCGCCGCTTCTTCGACCTGCTCGTGCGCACCGGGTTCAAGGAGATCGAGGTCGGCTACCCGTCGGCGAGCCGCACCGACTTCGACTTCGTACGCCACCTGGTGTCGTCGGGGGCCGTCCCCGACGACGTCACGCCCGTCGTCTTCACGCCCGCGCGGCGCGATCTGATCGAGCGCACCTTCGCGTCGATCGAGGGCCTGCCGCGCGCGGTCGTCCATCTGTACATCCCGACCTCCCGCGTCTGGCGCGACGTCGTGCTCGGCCGCGACCGCGCGCAGGTGCGGGAGACCGTGCGGGACGCCGCGGCGCACATGGCGCGCCTCGCGGACGCCCGGCCCGGCGCGCACATCCGCTTCCAGTTCGCACCGGAGACCTTCAACGTCACCGAGCCGGACTTCGTCCTGGAGATCTGCGACGGCCTGACCGAGCTGTGGGACGCGAGCCCCGACCGGCCGGTCACGCACAATCTCCCGGCGACGGTCGAGATCGCGACACCGAACGTGTACGCCGACCAGATCGAGTACATGCACAAGAACCTGTCCCGCCGTGACTCGGTGATCCTGTCCGTGCATCCGCACAACGACCGCGGCACGGGCGTCGCCTGCGCGGAGCTCGCGGTCCTCGCGGGCGCCCAGCGCGTCGAGGGCTGCCTCTTCGGCAACGGCGAGCGCACGGGCAACGTCGACCTGGTCACCCTGGCCATGAACCTGTACGCACAGGGCGTCGACCCGATGGTCGACTTCTCCGACATCGACGCCGTACGGGAGGTGGTCGAGCACTGCAACCGGCTGCCCGTGCACCCCCGCCACCCCTACGGCGGCGACCTCGTCTACACGGCGTTCTCCGGGACGCACCAGGACGCGATCAGCAAGGGCCTCGCGCATCACGCGGCGTCGGCCGCCGCGGCCGGGGTCCCGGCTCACGAGGCCCGCTGGGACGTGCCGTACCTGCCCATCGACCCGGCCGACGTGGGCCGCAGCTACGAGGCCGTCATCCGCGTCAACTCGCAGTCGGGCAAGGGCGGGATGGCGTATCTGCTCGCCACGCACCACGACGTCGACCTGCCGGCGCGGATGCGGCCCGAGTACGCGCGTGTGGTCCAGGAGGCCACGGACGACAGCGGGCACGAGGCGACCCCGAAGGACCTGTACGAACTGTTCCGCTCGACGTACCTGGAGCCGGGGCGCGGCGCCGGGCACGTGTCCCTGACGGCATGGTCCACGGACGGCGACGGACAGGCGCACCGGTTCGTGTGCACCCTCCAAGTGGGCGACCGCACGGGCGACTTCGAGGGGCGGGGCGGCGGAACACTCTCCGCGTTCGTGGACGCGCTCGCCGCGGCCGGGGTCGGCGTCGACATCGTCGACTTCACCGAGGACGCGCACGGCGAGGAGGCGACGGCGTACGCGCAGTGCCGGGTCGACGGCGTGACGGCGTGGGGCGCGGGCCGTGACCCCTCGCCGCTGGTGGCGTCGGTCCAGGCGGTCCTGGCGGCGGTGAACCGGGCGGTGGCGGCCCGGTAG